A section of the Candidatus Latescibacterota bacterium genome encodes:
- the fliJ gene encoding flagellar export protein FliJ gives MARFSFRLQKLLRLRERAEQDAALALGRLESELALARQELERSAALRRALLERRDRLQQGRVEPLRLGENRYQLLVLERADVLARQRLAAQEQGVRAARAVLQERSRERRLLEKLEERRRAEWELEEARRERRELDARPTPRHGMTIAMPSPIADRR, from the coding sequence ATGGCGCGCTTCAGCTTTCGGCTGCAGAAGCTGCTGCGCCTCCGCGAGCGCGCGGAGCAGGACGCCGCCCTGGCGCTGGGGCGGCTGGAGAGCGAACTCGCGCTGGCGCGGCAGGAGCTCGAGCGCAGCGCGGCCCTGCGGCGGGCGCTGCTGGAGCGCAGGGATCGTCTGCAGCAGGGGCGCGTCGAGCCGCTGCGCCTGGGCGAGAATCGCTATCAGCTGCTGGTGCTCGAGCGCGCCGACGTGCTGGCGCGTCAGCGTCTCGCAGCTCAGGAGCAGGGCGTGCGGGCGGCGCGGGCCGTCCTGCAGGAGCGCAGCCGCGAGCGCCGTCTGCTCGAGAAGCTCGAGGAGCGGCGGCGCGCGGAGTGGGAGCTGGAGGAGGCGCGACGTGAGCGCCGCGAACTGGACGCCAGGCCGACCCCGCGGCATGGCATGACGATTGCGATGCCGAGCCCGATCGCGGACAGAAGGTGA